The Siansivirga zeaxanthinifaciens CC-SAMT-1 region TGATAATTTTTAATACAGTATATAATTAATGCCTATACCATACGGGGCGCAAAGATAGGCATAAACCTAGATAAAGTATAACGTTTTTTTATAAAAATATGTATGTAAAAAGCATATTTTTGTTGAAAATTTAACAAGAATGTCCAGTAAATAAGAGAATAATTTGGCAACTACCAGAGATTTCATCGGTTTATCGACTTTCTTTTTTTAATAAAACGAATTAAAATTAATGGAATTAATACTTAAATATTTTAATAATCTTACCCAAGATCAAATTGATAAATTCACCAAGCTAGAAGCTTTATACCAAGATTGGAATTTGAAAATAAATGTCGTTTCTAGAAAAGATATTGATGAGTTGTATTTACGCCATGTTTTACATTCGTTAGCCATAGCAAAGCTTATTCAGTTTAAAGATGGAAGTGAAATAATGGATGTGGGCACTGGTGGTGGATTTCCTGGAATTCCATTAGCTATTATGTTTCCTAATTGTTCATTTCATTTGGTCGATAGCATTGCTAAAAAGTTAAAAGTAGTCGATGAGGTAGTTGAGGGTCTTGGACTTAGCAATGTAAAAACTACGCACACGCGTGTTGAAGAGGTTAACGAAACCTACGATTTTATTGTAAGTCGTGCTGTAGCTGCGATGCCTACCTTTGTTCATTGGGTTAAAGGGAAGATAGCTAAAGAGCAAAAACACGATTTAAAAAATGGTATTATTTATTTAAAAGGTGGCGATTTAGGAGAGGAATTACAAGATTATAAAACAGCAAAAATTTACAATTTAACCGATTATTATTCGGAAGATTTTTTTGAAACCAAGAAAATTGTTCACCTGCCTATGAAATACAAAGTCTAGTTAAGATTTTGTAGATTTTTGAAATTATCATTCAAATAATAAAATTGATTTTGATGCCAGTAGGTGTTTTTTAAAGCATCAACATTGGTAACGGGTTGGTTAGGAGATATAATGTTTGATGCTTTATCAAAATAAAATTTAGCCTTCTCCAAATCCTTTATTTTTTGATAAGACATGGCAAGGCCTAAAAGGGCATCAAAATCCAAAGCATCAAAACTTAAAGCATCTTCAAAATCGGAAATAGCTTTAATAAATTCACCTAAGAATAAATGAGTGGCGCCTCGGTAAAAATAAGCGTAACTATTATTATCATTCAGTTTTAACGATGAAGAAAAATCATCGTTAGCTCTTTGGTAATAATTAATATTTAATAGAAAGACGCCTCGGTTGTAATACGTGTCTGCATTTGGGTCTACTTTGATGGCACGCGAATAATCTTCTAAAGCCTTTAAGTGGTTTTGTAAACCTTGGTAGGCCTGTGCTCTTTGGTAGTATAATTTGGGGTTTAAAGGATTAAAAGTTATTAATTTATTGAAATCTTTTATAGCTTCAATAAATTCTCCCAAATCTAAATTAACGCAACCTAAACTGTAAAGAGCATCGGTTAAACTTTTGTCTAGTTCGAATGCTTTTCTGTAGTCTTCTTTAGCGCCTTCGTAATCTTTAATACTGTATCTGGAATTTCCTCTGTTGAAATATGTATCGGCATCTGGTTCTACTAGAATAATTTTAGAATAATCTACGATAGCCCCATGATAGTCACCTAAATCATTCTTGGCAAGCGCTCTAAAAAAATAAGCATCTAAATTTTTAGAATCTAGGGCGATTACTTGTGAGTATAAATCTATTTTTTCATTCAAATCAATCGATTTGTTTGCCTGCCTAAGAAGTTTATTAACTTGTGCAAATGATGTAAAGCAAAAAAATAAGGTCGCTATAATAAGTAAGTGTCTTTTCATAAGAAATGAATGCATCAAAAAATATGCCTATCTGTTTTTCATGATGAAAGGTAATTAATTTTTTTTGAAAAAATAAAACCCATCAAATTTTGATGGGTTTTATTTTAGTTAAAATTTATAATTACTATTCACCTAAAAAAGGATATCTGTAATCTGTAGGTGTAACAAAGGTTTCTTTAATTAATCTGGTAGAAACCCAACGCATTAAATTTTGTGGGCTACCTGCTTTATCGTTGGTTCCAGAGGCTCTGGCACCACCAAAAGGTTGCTGGCCTACAACTGCTCCAGTTGGCTTGTCGTTAATGTAGAAGTTACCAGCGCTGTTTTGTAATGCTGTTGTTGCTTCAGTTATCGCATATCTGTCTTTAGAAAGAATAGCGCCTGTTAAAGCATAATCACTGGTGCTATCTACTAATTTTAAAGTTTCAGAAAAAGCATCATCCTCATACAAATAAATGGTAATAACTGGACCAAATAATTCTGTATGCATGGTAGTATATTGAGGATTTGTAGTTAAAATAACTGTAGGTTCTATAAAATATCCTTTGCTTTTGTCGTAACCACCTCCAATTATAATTTCTGCATCAGAATCTGCTTTTGCTTGTTCAATATACTTAACAAGTTTATTAAATGATCCTTCATGAATAACAGCAGTAATGAAATTACTCATGTCTTCAGGAGATCCCATTTTGAATGAATTAACCTGTTCTGTTAAAATCTCTTTAACCTCATTCCAGATGCCTTTAGGAATGTATGCTCTCGAAGCAGCACTACATTTCTGACCTTGGAATTCAAATGCTCCACGAGCAATGGCTGTAGCAACTTGTCTTGGATTTGCAGTTTTATGAGCAACAATAAAGTCTTTACCTCCTGTTTCTCCAACAATTCTTGGATAAGTTTTATAATTATGAATGTTGTTTCCTATTTGTTTCCAAAGTTCTTTAAATACAAAAGTAGAACCCGTGAAATGCAATCCAGAAAAATCCGGACTAGATAAAACCGTTTCAGAAATCATCACAGGATCTCCAAAAACAACGTTAATAACGCCAGCTGGTACGCCTGCTTCTTCAAAAACATCCATGATAACTTTAGCAGAATAAACTTGACTATCGCTTGGTTTCCAAACCACAACATTACCCATTAAAGCCATGCAAGCTGGTAAATTTCCAGCAATCGCAGTAAAATTAAAAGGGGTTACAGCGTATGTAAAACCTTCTAGAGGTCGGTACTCAACACGGTTCCAAGCATCGCTGGTGCTTTCCGGTTGTTCACTGTATATGTCCATCATAAATTGTACATTAAAACGCAGGAAGTCTACTAGTTCGCAAGCCGAATCAATCTCTGCCTGATGAATTGTTTTAGACTGTGCAATCATGGTAGCAGCGTTAATTTTAGCTCTGTACGGTCCTGCAATTAATTCTGCAGCTTTTAAAAAGATGCCTGCACGTTGTTCCCATGGCATTTGAGACCAGGTCTTTCTGGCTTCTAATGCTGTTGCAATAGCTTCTTCAACATGCGATTTTTCAGCTAAATGATAAGTTCCTACAATATGTTTGTGGTCATGAGGAGGTGACATTTCCTTTTTATTAGCGGTACTAATATATTGTCCGTTAATATAAAGTGGAACATCAACTTTGCTATTATACATACTCTTGTATGCTTTTAAAACCGCATCGCGCTCTGGTGATCCAGGTGCATAACTCTTTACAGGTTCGTTAATAGCGATTGGCACATTAAAAAAGCCTTTTCCCATGATTTGTTTGTTTTTGTTATTAATTTTTCAATAAATTGGTTACAAAGCTAATGATTTTCAAAGGATTTCTTTGTTCGGGCTTTCTTAAAAGCTCGTTAAAATTTATTTATTTTTGTAAGCTTAATATATAAAGATAGACTTGATTTTATATGTGTACTGTATCCATTGTTCCTTTAGGAAAAAATAATTTTGTTTTAACGTCTAACCGTGATGAAGCACCCAATCGAGTCTCGCTTGCGCCTCAAATATTTACAGAAAATGATGTAAAATTGTTATATCCAAAAGATGTTGAAGCCGGAGGTACATGGATTGGTGTAGGTGAAAACAAAAGAGCTGTTTGTTTACTTAATGGCGCCTCAGAAGGCTACGATATCACCAAGAAATTTATGAGAAGTCGCGGCTTGGTAGTGAAAGATTTTTTAACCACAACTAATTTGCAGGCTGCTTTTAGTTCTTATAACCTCGAAGGGGTTGCGCCCTTTACCATGGTAATAATTGACTGGAATCTAGATTTGAGTTTTTTTGAATTGTTATGGGATGGACAAAACAAAATATGGCATACATTGCCTTTAGAGCCCAAAGTTTGGTCATCATCGACATTGTATAACAATGAGATGAAAGAAATACGAAAACATTGGTTTGATACTTTTGCATTGAAGAATAATCTAACAGCTGCATCCCTATTAAAATTTCACAAAACTGCTGGGTTAGATAATAATATTTTTGGAGTTATTATGGATCGGGGACCTGTTAAAACAACAAGTATTACACAAGTGAAACTTGACAACCATGTTGTTGAATTGTATTATGAAGATTTGCTAAACCCATTAAAAACAGTCACTACTTTTAATATGAAAAATTTTGTGAATGGCTAATACAGGAATTATTTTAACCTTAGCCTATCCAGAAACTATTGTAATGGTTTCACAAGAATGGTTTTCACCATTTTTACGATTTATTGGTGTTGGAAAAAAGAATTATTTAAGAGCTGGTCACGCTGCTTTAGTTTTAATAAATAAAGCAACAGGTGTTTTAGAATATCACGATTTTGGCCGTTATATCACGCCCGAACCAATGGGCAGGGTGCGAGGAAGCGATACCGATAACGAGTTACACTTGCCATTAAAAGCTATTATTGAAGATGATGTTATTTTAAATTTAAACGACATTCTTAAATATTTAGCAACTCATCCCAAGATAACTCATGGCGAAGGAAAATTAGTAGCCTCTGTTTGCGCATTAGTAGATTATAACCTTGCCAGAAAGCATATTAATAGCATGCAAGAACAACATTTTATTAGATATGCAGCTTTTAAAAAAAATGCGTGTAATTGTGCGCGCTTTGTAACCGATACTTTAATAGTTTCTGTTATTAATGAAAAAATAAAAAAGCGACTAAAAAAATCGAAACGATTCACCCCAAGTACGGTTGGAAATGTGTTGCTTGCAAATACAGAACGTCAAGTATTTGAAGTTTCAGAATTAGGTGAAATTTCGGTTTTTAGGGGTAGTCAAAAAAGCGAAAACTTACGTTGTTTTTTAGATCCGCTTAAAAATCATCGGGTTAATTTTGAAGGTACTTTAATACCTAAGTATTTTGAAGGATTAAACGAAAAAGCCCAGTGGTTATCTGGTATAGCTGCTGGCGCATGGTTTGAGCTTCATAAAGATGATACAGAAACTAAATTTGTTTTTAGACGTTTATCTCCGCATGGTCATTTAGATGTGCATGATTATTTTGTAACAGAAACGGAAGGATTTGATTACCACGAACCGTTTGAATTTGTTCATTACTCCAACTGCAAATTTTTTCATATTAAACAATCGGACAAACTATATAGATTTGATAGAGTTTGTTAATTTTTTTAATTTGAATGAAACCTAAAAAAAAATAGGCAAGTTAATTAATAGCAAAAACAGCACTCAGCTTAAAATTTGGAATGGCAACATGAAATTTTTGAGTAGAAGCTAAATTTATCATGTTATAATGACCTTGCATAGATCCAAAAGGCGAGGTAAGTAAACACCCCGAACTATATGTGTAAAATTCACCGGGCTTAATTACTGGTTTTTTACCAATAACACCTTCGCCATCAACAATAATAGGGCTGTTTAAAGCATCTAAAATTTCCCAATGTCTTGAAAGAAGTTGCACAGAATCTTTACTTTGATTCTCAATAGTAATGGTATAAGTAAAGGCGTAGTTAATTTTATAATTTTTATAAAAGGAACCTTCGTAATTTGTAATTACAGAAATTTTTATGCCTTTTGTAACGAGTTGAACCATACTAAAGTTTTAAGTTCCATGTGATTTGGTATTGCTAAAATAACAATTATTGCTAGTATGTTAGCTATTTTAACACGTTTTTTAACAAGACTAAATTCCCTAGTCTTTCAGTTAATTTGAAATATTTATAGAACTACCTTCTCCAATACCTATAATTTTATCGTATCGAGCTCCCAGATCTCGGTAATAAACAATGACCTTATAATTGTTTTCAGTTTGATAAAAATTACCACTTATAGCCCCTTCGTCTAGAACATTGTTTTTGTTTAAAACGACGTATTTATAGTTGTAAAACCCCTGTTTTAATAGCATCATATTGGTGTAGAGGTTTTTTTCTTTATCAAAAATCATCTTGTTA contains the following coding sequences:
- a CDS encoding DUF6695 family protein — its product is MANTGIILTLAYPETIVMVSQEWFSPFLRFIGVGKKNYLRAGHAALVLINKATGVLEYHDFGRYITPEPMGRVRGSDTDNELHLPLKAIIEDDVILNLNDILKYLATHPKITHGEGKLVASVCALVDYNLARKHINSMQEQHFIRYAAFKKNACNCARFVTDTLIVSVINEKIKKRLKKSKRFTPSTVGNVLLANTERQVFEVSELGEISVFRGSQKSENLRCFLDPLKNHRVNFEGTLIPKYFEGLNEKAQWLSGIAAGAWFELHKDDTETKFVFRRLSPHGHLDVHDYFVTETEGFDYHEPFEFVHYSNCKFFHIKQSDKLYRFDRVC
- the pruA gene encoding L-glutamate gamma-semialdehyde dehydrogenase, coding for MGKGFFNVPIAINEPVKSYAPGSPERDAVLKAYKSMYNSKVDVPLYINGQYISTANKKEMSPPHDHKHIVGTYHLAEKSHVEEAIATALEARKTWSQMPWEQRAGIFLKAAELIAGPYRAKINAATMIAQSKTIHQAEIDSACELVDFLRFNVQFMMDIYSEQPESTSDAWNRVEYRPLEGFTYAVTPFNFTAIAGNLPACMALMGNVVVWKPSDSQVYSAKVIMDVFEEAGVPAGVINVVFGDPVMISETVLSSPDFSGLHFTGSTFVFKELWKQIGNNIHNYKTYPRIVGETGGKDFIVAHKTANPRQVATAIARGAFEFQGQKCSAASRAYIPKGIWNEVKEILTEQVNSFKMGSPEDMSNFITAVIHEGSFNKLVKYIEQAKADSDAEIIIGGGYDKSKGYFIEPTVILTTNPQYTTMHTELFGPVITIYLYEDDAFSETLKLVDSTSDYALTGAILSKDRYAITEATTALQNSAGNFYINDKPTGAVVGQQPFGGARASGTNDKAGSPQNLMRWVSTRLIKETFVTPTDYRYPFLGE
- the rsmG gene encoding 16S rRNA (guanine(527)-N(7))-methyltransferase RsmG, giving the protein MELILKYFNNLTQDQIDKFTKLEALYQDWNLKINVVSRKDIDELYLRHVLHSLAIAKLIQFKDGSEIMDVGTGGGFPGIPLAIMFPNCSFHLVDSIAKKLKVVDEVVEGLGLSNVKTTHTRVEEVNETYDFIVSRAVAAMPTFVHWVKGKIAKEQKHDLKNGIIYLKGGDLGEELQDYKTAKIYNLTDYYSEDFFETKKIVHLPMKYKV
- the apaG gene encoding Co2+/Mg2+ efflux protein ApaG; this translates as MVQLVTKGIKISVITNYEGSFYKNYKINYAFTYTITIENQSKDSVQLLSRHWEILDALNSPIIVDGEGVIGKKPVIKPGEFYTYSSGCLLTSPFGSMQGHYNMINLASTQKFHVAIPNFKLSAVFAIN
- a CDS encoding NRDE family protein, giving the protein MCTVSIVPLGKNNFVLTSNRDEAPNRVSLAPQIFTENDVKLLYPKDVEAGGTWIGVGENKRAVCLLNGASEGYDITKKFMRSRGLVVKDFLTTTNLQAAFSSYNLEGVAPFTMVIIDWNLDLSFFELLWDGQNKIWHTLPLEPKVWSSSTLYNNEMKEIRKHWFDTFALKNNLTAASLLKFHKTAGLDNNIFGVIMDRGPVKTTSITQVKLDNHVVELYYEDLLNPLKTVTTFNMKNFVNG
- a CDS encoding tetratricopeptide repeat protein; the protein is MKRHLLIIATLFFCFTSFAQVNKLLRQANKSIDLNEKIDLYSQVIALDSKNLDAYFFRALAKNDLGDYHGAIVDYSKIILVEPDADTYFNRGNSRYSIKDYEGAKEDYRKAFELDKSLTDALYSLGCVNLDLGEFIEAIKDFNKLITFNPLNPKLYYQRAQAYQGLQNHLKALEDYSRAIKVDPNADTYYNRGVFLLNINYYQRANDDFSSSLKLNDNNSYAYFYRGATHLFLGEFIKAISDFEDALSFDALDFDALLGLAMSYQKIKDLEKAKFYFDKASNIISPNQPVTNVDALKNTYWHQNQFYYLNDNFKNLQNLN